One genomic segment of Mycolicibacterium psychrotolerans includes these proteins:
- the recO gene encoding DNA repair protein RecO, with protein sequence MRLYRDRAVVLRQHKLGEADRIVSLLTRDHGLVRAVAKGVRRTRSKFGARLEPFAHIDVQLYPGRNLDIVTQVAAIDAFASDIVSDYGRYTCACAMLETAERIAGEEHAPVPALHRLTVAALRAVADGARPRELVLDAYLLRAMGVAGWAPALTECARCAAPGPHRAFHVAAGGSVCVHCRPSGSVTPPQGVIDLMAALYEGDWEHAQTSTAPHRSQASGLVAAHLQWHLERQLRTLPLVERVDRKSGQTIRQDVAHGNGTDREAEGQEQLPSAAPGA encoded by the coding sequence ATGCGTCTGTACCGGGACCGGGCGGTGGTGCTGCGTCAGCACAAGCTCGGTGAAGCCGACCGGATCGTGAGTCTGCTCACTCGCGATCACGGGCTGGTGCGCGCGGTGGCCAAGGGGGTACGGCGCACCCGCAGTAAGTTCGGGGCGCGGCTGGAACCGTTCGCGCACATCGATGTTCAGCTCTACCCGGGCCGCAATCTCGACATCGTCACCCAGGTGGCTGCGATCGACGCGTTCGCCTCGGACATCGTCAGCGACTACGGCCGCTACACCTGCGCCTGCGCGATGCTCGAGACCGCCGAGCGGATCGCCGGGGAGGAACACGCACCCGTGCCCGCCCTGCACCGGCTCACCGTGGCCGCGCTGCGCGCGGTGGCCGACGGTGCCCGCCCCCGCGAGCTCGTGCTCGACGCCTACCTGCTGCGCGCGATGGGGGTCGCGGGATGGGCGCCGGCGCTGACGGAGTGTGCCCGGTGCGCCGCCCCGGGACCGCACCGCGCTTTTCATGTCGCCGCGGGCGGCAGCGTGTGCGTGCACTGCCGGCCGTCGGGCTCGGTGACTCCGCCCCAGGGGGTGATCGATCTGATGGCGGCACTGTACGAGGGCGACTGGGAGCACGCCCAGACGTCCACCGCGCCGCACCGCAGCCAGGCCAGCGGACTGGTGGCCGCGCACCTGCAGTGGCATTTGGAACGGCAGTTGCGAACTCTGCCCCTCGTGGAGCGGGTGGACCGGAAGAGCGGGCAGACCATCAGGCAGGATGTGGCGCATGGCAACGGAACGGACCGGGAGGCGGAAGGGCAAGAACAGCTACCCTCAGCTGCCCCCGGCGCCTGA
- a CDS encoding type I polyketide synthase gives MAAEDVCHAVEGSEHSTEPIAILGMGCRFPGGVQSPDDLWRLLTEERDAVSGFPADRGWNLAALCGPDPDAPGATYVRAGSFVDDVAHFDASFFGISPREARAMDPQQRLLLETTWEALERAGIDPISLHGSATGVFIGAAAQEYGPRLYDEAEGYAGYLATGIPTCIASGRLAYTFGLRGQALTVDTGCSSSLVSIHLAVRSLRSGECDLALAGGVSVVCSPSVYIGLGRQGALAADGRSKPFAAAADGFGAAEGAGILVLATLSHARSKGYPVLALIRGSAVGQDGATDVLSAPSGQAQQQVIAQALLDGCLTAADIDVVEAHGTGTRIGDPIEARALQATYGEAHSAARPLLIGSVKSNIGHTQYAAGVAGVIKIVTAVNSGTVPATLNFDSPTPQVDWSSGTTRVVESACPWPDLTGRPRRAAVSSFGLSGTNAHVVLEQHPPETATVAPAHRRPLATPWVLSAKTASALAAQAHRLRRFVDQHPDVDSHDMAYSLITTRTLFDHRAVVVGTGREDLLGGLTAISSGMPAPNVITGEAAATGGTVFVFPGQGSQWPGMAAELLDSAPAFADQMRLCDAAFAEFVDWSLLEVARGGHDSDHLNRVDVVQPVLFAVMVSLAAQWRALGIRPDAVLGHSQGEIAAAYVAGALSLRDASRVVTLRSRAIRAIAGTGGMASIARSAQEVHTLIRAWPRSISVAAHNGPSSTVVTGRVTALDKLMAVCEREEVPATRIPVDYASHSPDVETLRETLRESLSGLQPRTSETTFISAVSGRELDTQILDGDYWFTNLRQPVLFAPALRWSYDHGHRTFLEVSPHPVLTTAIEESLEDCVEECTVAATLRRNEGGMHRFLLAAAHAHVHGTATDWEGMFDGTGAHRVDLPTYAFQRKRYWMNPGTGSIVASSLGVGTAEHPLLGAVVASADSDDIIITGRLSLASHPWLADHKVHGVVLAPGAAMVELALHAGEQAGCPQVSELVLQAPMIIDEHGGVVIQVVVGGWRESGDRQVRIYSRVDDGAERAWTRNAEGSLAPSGDSAPDEQHLTRWPPQDATSVDIATVYPRLAECGYDYGPAFRGLQSVWCRGTEVFVEAALPAGLAPDAGRFALHPVLLDAVLHGIAAGGVLAESELTRLPFEWDGVSLHAVGSSRLRAHITRVGDDRVAITLMDGGGTPIGRIESLALLSISTRQLLQSADTDDGVYTVDWVALPRIDSCAGSPAVTPAQKVATREITVLRCPSLAAENVTVPEGTHRILADVLDRVQNWLSSDAHDDSTRLVVLTRGAIAVDSSEDVTDLGQAAVWGLLRSAQTENPGRIVVADLDDCASADHAVTEIRGMDEPQLAVRDGACLAPRLIRTGRIDGAELFETGTWQLATLGEGTLDAHNFALRPCPDASMPLKPGQVRLGLRCCGVNFHDVLTALGHPSDHDVGLEGAGVILEVADDVLEFVPGDRVMGQFFGAGPVVVVDHWRITHIPTNWSLAQAATVPAVFLTSYYALAHAARVSAGERVLIHAATGGVGMAAVQLARHWGAEVFATASPGKWETLRNMGFDDDHIANSRTLDFERKFSEVTNGVGMDVVINCLKEEFVDASLRLMAGGGRFIELGKADIRGQRDIATEHPGVVYRAFDLVDDVAPHLLSEMLGELVELFEAGDLRPLPVRSWDIRQAADAFRFLGRARHVGKLSLIVPPPLDHEGTVLITGGTGVLGVLIARHLVTRHGARNLLLISRQGRAAEGAAAIESELAELGASVQVESCDASDRDSLQVLLSGISADHPLTAVVHAAGVLDDAVFTAQTPHRLDSVLRPKVDAAWNLHELTASADLSMFVLFSSAAGVLGSPGQANYAAANAFLDALAQHRRQQGLPGVAMAWGWWGQATGMTGHLDVRDRSRMSRSGYIAMSSADGLALFDAALRQGPSLLIPARFDLNAVRSHSVAAGVAPMFRSLIRPVRRTAAAAVGGESSGDLRQRLSAMSTSDREHELLDVVRANAAAVLGHESRDAVGADQEFKVLGFDSLGAVELRNRLKSATGVKLSTTAVFENPTPAALARYLADALDGDLRQAHGEGSDRVELDRWPLAGCQRDIVAIGARYPDLPIAQIVAHARLAGTVNLERMRQCVRRTCMRNDALRLRFELLGGEIVQHVGTELPELEFADFTAQPDPAAACARWIDEADDHVLPTDGPLTRAAVLVDRPDSFVVYACFHHAVTDAWGINLALCEVLNEYVGDADLGDHIRRPDQPEAPSYLNFVRADREFRHSPEWAADRQYFLDKYLDVEPALFARGGSVRSRRRGHQTMHVTAESAGRMRDTGRSIFAFTAAAIGEYLRRIHRGGDIVIGVPFLNRSGEDELRTVGCMVNMLPLRIPVDGRMCMTALADQISAQVWELQARQRFAYGDIVAALHNGAGPHTTLFDVTYSYLTVPDFEDAEMIWRDSSLLASGYSLDAVNIVVRDHERDGSLEVDLFYACDVFDTDYQFADAMRHVLTLITNALDVPEMPLGDVDMLSAADRAVLQMFSRGGPIGV, from the coding sequence ATGGCCGCTGAAGACGTGTGCCATGCGGTGGAGGGGTCTGAGCACAGCACCGAGCCCATCGCGATCCTCGGGATGGGCTGTCGATTTCCCGGCGGGGTGCAAAGCCCAGATGACTTGTGGCGACTGCTGACCGAGGAACGCGATGCGGTGTCGGGGTTTCCCGCTGATCGCGGCTGGAATCTCGCCGCGCTGTGCGGTCCCGATCCGGACGCGCCGGGTGCCACATACGTGCGGGCGGGGTCATTCGTCGACGACGTCGCTCATTTCGATGCTTCGTTCTTCGGGATCAGTCCGCGCGAAGCACGCGCGATGGATCCGCAGCAGCGACTGCTGCTGGAAACGACCTGGGAGGCATTGGAACGCGCCGGAATCGATCCGATCTCCCTGCACGGCAGTGCCACCGGTGTGTTCATCGGCGCGGCCGCCCAGGAGTACGGTCCCCGGCTCTATGACGAGGCGGAGGGGTACGCCGGATATCTGGCCACCGGCATCCCGACATGCATCGCATCGGGTCGCTTGGCCTACACATTCGGACTGCGCGGCCAAGCATTGACGGTGGACACGGGCTGCTCCTCGTCTCTGGTTTCCATTCATCTCGCCGTGCGCTCGTTACGGTCGGGCGAATGTGACCTCGCCCTCGCAGGTGGGGTGAGCGTGGTGTGCTCGCCGAGCGTCTACATCGGCTTGGGCCGGCAGGGCGCGCTGGCCGCGGACGGTCGCTCCAAGCCGTTCGCCGCGGCCGCCGACGGGTTCGGTGCCGCCGAAGGCGCCGGCATACTGGTGTTGGCCACGCTGTCGCACGCGCGAAGTAAGGGCTATCCGGTGCTGGCACTGATCAGGGGTAGCGCCGTCGGGCAGGACGGCGCCACCGATGTGCTCTCGGCCCCAAGCGGGCAAGCACAGCAGCAGGTGATTGCGCAGGCCCTGCTGGATGGGTGTCTGACCGCGGCCGACATCGACGTGGTCGAGGCACACGGCACGGGCACCAGGATCGGTGATCCCATCGAAGCGCGGGCGTTGCAGGCGACGTATGGCGAAGCACACTCTGCGGCGCGCCCGCTGTTGATCGGATCGGTCAAGTCGAACATCGGACACACGCAGTACGCTGCCGGTGTCGCCGGCGTGATCAAAATCGTGACGGCGGTGAACAGTGGGACAGTGCCCGCCACCTTGAACTTCGATTCGCCCACACCACAGGTGGATTGGTCATCCGGGACAACCAGAGTGGTCGAGAGCGCATGCCCGTGGCCCGACCTGACCGGCCGGCCGCGACGGGCCGCGGTGTCCTCGTTCGGCCTCAGCGGAACCAACGCCCACGTGGTACTCGAACAGCACCCACCGGAGACCGCGACCGTGGCACCGGCGCACCGGCGTCCACTGGCGACGCCATGGGTGTTGTCAGCGAAGACAGCGTCGGCGTTGGCCGCGCAGGCGCACCGACTACGGCGCTTCGTCGACCAGCATCCCGACGTGGATTCACACGACATGGCGTACTCGTTGATCACCACCCGGACGTTGTTCGACCACCGCGCCGTCGTAGTCGGAACCGGCCGTGAGGACCTCCTGGGTGGGCTGACCGCGATCTCCTCCGGCATGCCTGCGCCGAATGTAATTACCGGTGAGGCCGCTGCCACGGGCGGAACCGTCTTCGTCTTTCCCGGTCAGGGTTCGCAGTGGCCGGGGATGGCGGCCGAGCTGCTGGATTCTGCGCCGGCGTTCGCCGATCAGATGCGGCTCTGCGATGCAGCTTTCGCCGAGTTCGTCGACTGGTCGCTGCTCGAGGTCGCACGAGGCGGCCACGATTCTGACCATCTCAACCGAGTCGACGTAGTGCAACCCGTGTTGTTCGCAGTCATGGTGTCGTTGGCCGCGCAATGGCGTGCGCTCGGAATTCGGCCCGACGCTGTGCTGGGCCATTCACAGGGCGAGATCGCCGCCGCCTATGTTGCCGGTGCCCTGTCGCTCAGAGACGCGTCCAGAGTCGTCACGTTGCGCAGCAGGGCGATCCGCGCCATCGCGGGAACCGGCGGCATGGCATCGATCGCCAGGTCGGCACAAGAAGTCCACACGCTCATCCGCGCGTGGCCCCGGTCGATCTCCGTTGCTGCGCATAATGGCCCGTCCTCGACGGTTGTCACGGGGCGTGTGACGGCTCTGGACAAACTGATGGCCGTGTGTGAACGAGAGGAGGTGCCCGCAACCCGGATCCCCGTTGACTATGCGTCGCATTCGCCCGACGTCGAGACGTTGCGTGAAACGCTGCGGGAGTCGCTCTCCGGGCTGCAGCCACGGACGAGTGAGACCACGTTCATCTCTGCGGTCAGCGGCAGAGAACTCGACACGCAGATCCTCGACGGCGACTACTGGTTCACCAACCTGCGTCAACCGGTGCTGTTCGCACCGGCGCTCCGATGGTCGTATGACCACGGCCATCGCACGTTCCTGGAAGTCAGCCCCCATCCGGTGCTGACCACCGCCATCGAGGAATCGCTGGAGGACTGCGTCGAGGAATGCACTGTCGCCGCAACGTTGCGTCGCAATGAAGGTGGCATGCACAGGTTCCTGCTCGCGGCCGCCCACGCCCACGTCCACGGGACGGCAACGGACTGGGAGGGGATGTTCGACGGTACCGGCGCGCACCGGGTCGACCTACCCACCTACGCGTTTCAGCGCAAGCGCTATTGGATGAACCCGGGAACCGGTTCCATCGTCGCGAGCAGCCTCGGCGTCGGTACCGCCGAGCATCCGTTACTCGGAGCCGTTGTGGCCAGCGCGGATTCGGATGACATCATCATCACAGGTCGGCTGTCGCTCGCGTCCCATCCGTGGCTCGCGGACCACAAGGTGCACGGCGTGGTGCTCGCGCCGGGAGCGGCGATGGTGGAGCTGGCGCTGCATGCGGGCGAGCAAGCGGGGTGCCCGCAGGTGAGCGAGCTGGTACTTCAGGCGCCGATGATCATCGACGAACACGGCGGTGTCGTTATACAGGTGGTCGTCGGCGGTTGGCGCGAGTCCGGCGATCGCCAGGTCCGCATCTACTCGCGCGTCGACGATGGCGCCGAGCGGGCGTGGACGCGCAACGCCGAGGGATCACTGGCCCCGTCCGGCGACTCAGCCCCCGACGAGCAACACTTGACCCGGTGGCCGCCGCAGGATGCGACATCGGTCGACATCGCGACGGTCTACCCCAGATTGGCCGAATGTGGTTACGACTACGGTCCGGCGTTCCGCGGGCTGCAGTCGGTATGGTGCCGCGGCACCGAGGTCTTCGTCGAAGCGGCGCTGCCGGCAGGGCTGGCACCCGATGCGGGCAGATTCGCCCTGCATCCGGTGCTGCTCGACGCGGTCCTGCACGGCATTGCCGCCGGTGGCGTCCTCGCAGAATCGGAGCTGACGAGGTTGCCGTTTGAATGGGACGGCGTGTCGCTGCATGCCGTAGGCTCGAGCCGGTTACGCGCACACATCACGCGCGTCGGTGACGACCGGGTCGCGATCACCCTGATGGACGGCGGCGGCACACCGATTGGCCGTATCGAATCACTTGCTCTCCTGAGTATTTCGACGCGTCAGCTGCTCCAGAGCGCAGATACCGACGACGGCGTCTACACAGTGGATTGGGTCGCCTTACCGCGCATCGACAGCTGCGCCGGCAGCCCCGCGGTCACACCCGCCCAAAAAGTCGCCACGCGTGAGATTACCGTGCTGCGTTGCCCGTCCCTTGCCGCCGAGAACGTCACGGTGCCGGAGGGCACACACCGGATCCTGGCGGACGTGTTGGATCGGGTACAGAATTGGCTGTCCAGCGATGCTCACGACGACAGCACACGCCTGGTGGTGCTGACGCGTGGGGCGATCGCAGTCGACTCGTCGGAAGACGTGACAGATCTCGGCCAGGCCGCCGTGTGGGGCTTGTTGCGGAGCGCGCAGACCGAGAACCCCGGCCGTATCGTTGTGGCAGACCTCGACGACTGCGCCAGCGCCGATCACGCTGTCACCGAGATCAGGGGCATGGACGAACCCCAGCTCGCGGTGCGCGATGGTGCATGCTTGGCCCCTCGCCTGATTCGCACCGGTCGCATCGACGGGGCTGAGCTGTTCGAGACAGGCACCTGGCAGCTTGCCACCCTAGGCGAAGGCACGCTGGATGCACACAACTTTGCGCTGCGTCCATGTCCGGATGCTTCGATGCCCCTGAAACCGGGTCAGGTGCGACTGGGCCTGCGGTGTTGCGGCGTGAATTTCCACGATGTGCTGACCGCCCTGGGGCACCCGTCGGATCACGACGTCGGCCTCGAAGGGGCCGGTGTCATCCTGGAGGTCGCCGACGACGTGCTCGAGTTCGTGCCGGGCGACCGTGTAATGGGTCAATTCTTCGGAGCGGGACCCGTTGTGGTCGTGGATCACTGGAGAATCACCCACATTCCCACAAATTGGTCTCTTGCACAGGCGGCAACGGTGCCTGCAGTCTTCCTGACCTCGTACTACGCGTTGGCGCATGCGGCGCGCGTCAGCGCGGGCGAGCGCGTGCTGATACACGCCGCCACCGGCGGTGTCGGCATGGCTGCGGTCCAGCTGGCCCGCCACTGGGGTGCGGAAGTGTTCGCGACTGCCAGCCCTGGCAAATGGGAGACCCTGCGCAACATGGGCTTCGACGACGATCACATCGCGAACTCGCGCACCCTCGACTTCGAGCGCAAGTTTTCAGAGGTCACCAACGGTGTGGGCATGGACGTCGTGATCAACTGCCTCAAAGAGGAATTCGTCGATGCATCGTTGCGGCTGATGGCCGGCGGTGGACGGTTCATCGAGCTAGGCAAAGCAGACATCCGTGGACAGCGCGATATCGCGACGGAACACCCGGGTGTTGTGTACCGCGCGTTCGATCTCGTCGACGATGTCGCTCCACACCTCCTGAGCGAAATGCTCGGGGAGCTGGTAGAGCTCTTCGAGGCGGGTGATCTGCGGCCACTTCCCGTTAGGTCCTGGGACATCCGACAGGCGGCGGACGCCTTCCGATTCCTCGGCCGCGCACGCCACGTCGGCAAGTTGTCGCTCATCGTGCCGCCGCCGCTCGATCACGAGGGCACGGTGTTGATCACGGGCGGGACGGGCGTGCTCGGCGTGTTGATCGCCCGGCATCTGGTGACCCGCCACGGTGCGCGCAATCTGTTGCTCATCAGCCGACAGGGGCGGGCCGCCGAGGGCGCCGCTGCGATCGAATCGGAGCTCGCCGAGCTCGGCGCTTCCGTACAGGTCGAATCATGTGACGCATCGGACCGCGACTCACTACAGGTCCTTTTGTCCGGGATATCGGCCGACCATCCGTTGACCGCCGTCGTTCATGCCGCCGGAGTGCTCGATGACGCGGTGTTCACCGCGCAGACGCCTCACCGCCTGGACTCGGTGCTGCGTCCGAAGGTCGACGCCGCGTGGAACCTTCACGAACTGACCGCATCCGCGGATCTGTCGATGTTCGTGTTGTTCTCCTCGGCAGCAGGGGTTCTCGGGTCACCGGGCCAGGCGAATTACGCGGCCGCCAACGCATTCCTCGATGCGCTCGCACAGCATCGGCGGCAGCAGGGCCTTCCGGGCGTGGCCATGGCATGGGGATGGTGGGGGCAGGCGACCGGGATGACAGGGCATCTGGACGTGCGCGATCGTTCGCGCATGAGCCGCAGCGGGTACATCGCGATGTCCTCGGCAGATGGGCTCGCACTCTTCGATGCAGCGCTCCGGCAGGGACCTTCGCTCCTGATACCGGCACGGTTCGACCTCAACGCCGTCCGGTCTCACTCGGTCGCAGCTGGCGTGGCACCGATGTTCCGCAGCCTGATTCGCCCCGTGCGACGTACGGCCGCGGCAGCCGTCGGCGGGGAATCGTCGGGTGACCTTCGACAGCGCCTCAGCGCGATGAGTACCTCCGATCGTGAACACGAACTCCTCGACGTGGTGCGCGCCAACGCAGCCGCGGTGCTCGGGCACGAGTCCCGGGACGCGGTCGGCGCCGACCAGGAGTTCAAGGTGCTCGGCTTCGACTCACTGGGCGCGGTCGAGCTTCGGAACCGGCTGAAATCTGCGACCGGCGTCAAGTTGTCGACCACCGCTGTCTTCGAGAATCCGACACCGGCGGCGCTGGCCCGGTACCTCGCGGATGCACTCGACGGGGATCTCCGCCAGGCCCACGGAGAAGGCAGCGACCGGGTCGAGCTCGATCGCTGGCCTCTGGCCGGGTGCCAACGCGACATCGTCGCCATCGGCGCACGATATCCGGACCTGCCGATTGCCCAGATCGTCGCCCACGCAAGGCTGGCAGGCACGGTGAATCTCGAGCGTATGCGCCAATGTGTCCGGCGAACGTGCATGCGCAACGACGCGCTGCGACTGCGTTTTGAGCTTCTTGGCGGCGAGATCGTCCAGCACGTCGGGACGGAATTGCCGGAACTCGAGTTCGCCGATTTCACCGCCCAGCCCGATCCTGCGGCCGCCTGCGCGCGGTGGATCGACGAGGCCGACGATCACGTCCTCCCCACTGACGGGCCTTTGACCCGCGCCGCCGTCCTCGTCGATCGACCCGACTCGTTCGTGGTCTACGCGTGTTTCCATCACGCCGTGACAGACGCGTGGGGGATCAATCTCGCGCTGTGCGAAGTCTTGAACGAGTATGTGGGCGACGCCGACCTCGGCGACCACATCCGGCGACCGGACCAGCCCGAGGCGCCGAGCTACCTGAACTTCGTCCGGGCCGATCGCGAATTCCGCCACTCCCCGGAGTGGGCGGCCGACCGGCAGTACTTCCTCGACAAGTACCTCGACGTGGAACCGGCGTTGTTCGCGCGCGGCGGCTCGGTTCGCAGCAGACGGCGCGGGCACCAGACCATGCACGTGACGGCCGAGAGCGCCGGACGTATGCGAGATACCGGCCGCTCGATCTTCGCATTCACCGCGGCGGCGATCGGCGAATACCTGCGCCGGATACATCGTGGCGGCGACATCGTCATCGGCGTACCGTTCTTGAACCGGTCAGGGGAAGACGAACTGCGGACCGTCGGCTGCATGGTGAACATGCTGCCGCTACGGATTCCGGTCGACGGCAGAATGTGCATGACCGCACTCGCCGATCAGATCTCGGCACAGGTGTGGGAATTGCAGGCACGCCAGAGGTTTGCGTACGGGGACATCGTCGCGGCATTGCACAACGGCGCGGGACCGCACACGACGCTGTTCGACG
- a CDS encoding amidase → MAATPSPRTRFPTLGNQLFALASGSTTSVDLVRRSLDAIEASQPTLNAFRVVLRDSALAEAAAADRKRAAGQTNSTLPLLGIPIAVKDDVDVAGVPTRFGADGEVAEAAADAEVVRRLRAAGAVIVGKTNTCELGQWPFTSGPAFGHTRNPWSREHTPGGSSGGSAAAVAAGLVAAAIGSDGAGSVRIPAAWTHLVGIKPQRGRISTSPLAEAFNGITVNGVLARTVSDAALVLDAASGNAPGDLHTPPPVQVSDHISRAPGPLRVALSTKFPFTVFRATLHPEIRAALEAVARQLEQLGHTIVTADPDYDLRMSWNFLARSTAGIPHWVDRLGHRVVWDERTVANARMGRLLSEHVLRKARAHEAATRQRIGWIFNLADVVLAPTTALPPPRVDAFDGLSGLATDRAMIRACPATWPWNLLGWPSINVPAGFTSDGLPIGVQLMGPANSEPLLVSLAAALEAINGWAIHQPENWWDTRAAAPAAETNMPAPHSVVDEVA, encoded by the coding sequence ATGGCCGCAACTCCCTCTCCCCGCACCCGCTTCCCCACCCTGGGAAACCAGCTCTTCGCCCTTGCCAGCGGCAGCACGACGTCCGTCGACCTGGTCCGCCGGTCCCTCGACGCGATCGAGGCGAGCCAGCCGACCCTCAACGCGTTCCGCGTGGTGCTCCGCGACTCCGCCCTCGCAGAGGCAGCCGCCGCTGATCGCAAACGCGCTGCCGGACAGACCAATTCGACTCTCCCCCTGCTCGGCATCCCGATCGCGGTCAAGGACGACGTCGACGTCGCCGGCGTGCCGACCCGGTTCGGCGCCGACGGTGAGGTGGCCGAGGCCGCCGCCGACGCCGAGGTGGTGCGGCGCCTGCGCGCCGCCGGCGCGGTGATCGTCGGCAAGACCAACACCTGTGAGCTGGGCCAGTGGCCGTTCACCAGCGGGCCGGCGTTCGGGCACACCCGCAATCCGTGGTCGCGTGAGCACACCCCGGGCGGATCGTCGGGCGGCAGCGCCGCGGCCGTCGCGGCGGGTCTGGTGGCCGCGGCGATCGGGTCCGACGGGGCGGGCAGCGTGCGCATCCCCGCCGCGTGGACGCATCTGGTCGGCATCAAACCGCAGCGCGGACGGATCTCCACGTCGCCACTGGCCGAGGCGTTCAACGGGATCACGGTCAACGGGGTGCTCGCCCGCACGGTGTCCGACGCCGCCCTGGTGCTGGACGCGGCCTCGGGCAACGCCCCGGGTGATCTGCACACGCCACCGCCGGTGCAGGTGTCCGACCACATCTCACGCGCGCCGGGCCCGCTGCGGGTCGCGCTGTCGACGAAGTTTCCGTTCACCGTGTTCCGGGCGACGCTGCACCCGGAGATCCGCGCGGCGCTCGAGGCGGTCGCGCGACAACTCGAACAGCTCGGCCACACGATCGTCACCGCAGACCCCGACTACGACCTGCGGATGTCGTGGAATTTCCTGGCCCGCTCGACGGCCGGGATCCCGCACTGGGTGGACCGGCTGGGCCACCGCGTCGTCTGGGACGAGCGCACAGTGGCCAACGCCCGGATGGGACGGCTGCTCTCCGAGCACGTGCTGCGCAAGGCCCGCGCCCACGAGGCGGCCACCCGGCAGCGGATCGGCTGGATCTTCAACCTCGCCGACGTGGTGCTCGCGCCGACCACCGCGCTGCCCCCGCCACGGGTCGACGCGTTCGACGGGTTGAGCGGGCTGGCCACCGACCGGGCCATGATCCGCGCCTGCCCCGCCACGTGGCCGTGGAATCTGCTCGGCTGGCCGTCGATCAACGTGCCGGCGGGGTTCACCTCCGACGGGTTGCCGATCGGCGTGCAACTGATGGGTCCGGCCAACAGCGAACCGCTGCTGGTGTCGTTGGCCGCCGCCCTCGAAGCCATCAACGGCTGGGCGATCCATCAGCCGGAGAACTGGTGGGACACCCGCGCCGCGGCACCGGCGGCCGAGACGAATATGCCCGCTCCACACTCGGTCGTCGACGAGGTCGCGTAG
- a CDS encoding glycine/sarcosine N-methyltransferase — protein sequence MQYRSTAFAAPSTSDPIFAGWKRFNEDRNRWPMSNSGVSGSPQQQSSEQHYHVDQLNDRGPDVYRREFVKGFVDKWDELIDWPARAQSEGQFFIDLLRTSNKKTVLDVATGTGFHSVSLSTAGFHVTSLDGSAAMLAKAFDNGTKQGLILNTVHADWRRLNQAIRGKFDAIVCLGNSFTHLHCEQDRRKVLAEFYAALRHDGILIVDHRNYDEMLDHGFTTKHKYYYCGKRVTAEPEYLDESLARFKYTFAEGLHYTLNMFPLRKDYLRQLLCEAGFEGLRTYGDFQEAYDEHESDFFVHVAEKSPVPNGHAVTDHLDGTWSRPSGSESQVLNGR from the coding sequence TTGCAGTACCGCTCTACTGCATTCGCTGCCCCCTCAACGAGTGACCCTATCTTCGCAGGCTGGAAACGCTTCAACGAAGATCGGAATCGGTGGCCGATGTCGAATTCAGGAGTATCGGGCAGCCCGCAACAGCAGTCGTCCGAGCAGCACTATCACGTCGACCAACTGAATGATCGCGGCCCCGACGTCTACCGCAGGGAGTTCGTCAAGGGGTTCGTCGACAAGTGGGACGAGTTGATCGATTGGCCAGCGCGCGCCCAGTCTGAGGGCCAATTCTTCATCGACCTCCTTCGCACGTCGAACAAAAAGACGGTGCTCGATGTCGCCACCGGTACCGGGTTCCACTCGGTCAGCCTGTCGACGGCCGGATTTCATGTCACCAGTCTGGACGGCTCGGCGGCCATGCTGGCCAAAGCTTTCGACAACGGCACCAAACAGGGCCTGATCCTCAACACCGTGCACGCAGATTGGCGCCGCCTCAACCAGGCGATTCGCGGCAAGTTCGACGCCATCGTCTGCCTCGGCAACTCGTTCACCCATCTGCACTGCGAACAGGATCGCCGAAAGGTACTGGCGGAGTTCTACGCCGCGCTGCGACATGACGGCATCCTGATCGTCGACCACCGGAACTACGACGAGATGCTCGACCACGGCTTCACCACGAAGCACAAGTACTACTACTGCGGAAAGCGGGTCACGGCGGAACCCGAGTACCTGGACGAGAGCCTCGCTCGCTTCAAATACACCTTCGCAGAGGGGCTTCACTACACGCTGAACATGTTCCCGCTTCGGAAGGACTACCTTCGGCAGTTGCTGTGCGAGGCGGGTTTCGAAGGTTTACGAACGTACGGCGATTTCCAGGAGGCGTATGACGAGCACGAGTCAGACTTCTTCGTTCATGTAGCGGAGAAGTCGCCGGTCCCGAACGGTCACGCGGTGACGGATCACCTGGACGGCACCTGGTCGCGGCCATCGGGCAGCGAAAGCCAGGTGCTCAATGGCCGCTGA
- a CDS encoding CAP domain-containing protein: MTAVSIVRALPVAVLVAGAIVGTPAAHADNRRLNESVVVNVFTIQKQHGCATEIEINPQLRLAAQWHTNDVLNNRALDGDIGSDGSTAQDRANKAGFVGTVSETVAINPALAISGIEILNQWYYRPDYMAIMSNCANTQIGVWSENRLDRTVVVAVYGQPT; encoded by the coding sequence GTGACCGCTGTCTCGATCGTGCGCGCGCTACCTGTCGCGGTGCTGGTGGCGGGCGCGATCGTGGGGACACCGGCCGCGCACGCCGACAACAGGCGCCTCAACGAGAGCGTCGTCGTCAATGTGTTCACGATCCAGAAGCAGCACGGCTGCGCCACCGAGATCGAGATCAACCCGCAGCTGCGGCTGGCCGCGCAGTGGCACACCAACGACGTGCTCAACAACCGCGCGCTCGACGGCGACATCGGCTCCGACGGCTCCACAGCGCAGGATCGTGCCAACAAGGCCGGCTTCGTAGGCACGGTCTCGGAGACCGTCGCGATCAATCCGGCGCTGGCGATCAGCGGCATCGAGATCCTGAACCAGTGGTATTACCGGCCCGACTACATGGCGATCATGAGCAACTGCGCCAACACCCAGATCGGCGTCTGGTCGGAGAACCGCCTGGACCGCACCGTGGTGGTCGCGGTGTACGGCCAGCCGACCTAG